The sequence GCGCACGCCTTCGCCCGGACCGCGCGCGAGCGCCTGGGAGAGACGGCGGAGCCGGTCGAGCGGGCGGAAGACGCGGTGCGGGGTGCTTCGCTGGTGTGCACGGTCACCTCGTCCCGTGAGCCGGTGCTGCGCGGCGAGTGGCTGGCGCCGGGAGCGCACGTGAACGCGGTGGGCGCCAGCCAGCGGACGGCGCGCGAGCTCGACGCCGAGGCGGTGCGCCGGGCCCGGCTCTTCGTGGACCGGCGCGAGTCGGCGCTGGCCGAGGCCGGCGACTTCCTCCAGGCCCGCGACGAGGGCGTGGTGGGGGATGACCACATCGTCGCCGAGCTCGGCGAGGTCCTGCTCGGCCGCAGCCCGGGGCGGCGGTCGCCCGAGGAGATCACCCTCTTCAAGTCCGTGGGAGTGGCCGTGGAGGACCTCGCGGCCGCACGCCTGGTCTACGCGCGGGCGATGGCCGCCGGCACCGGGACGCGCCTCGAGCTGGGCGGCGAGCGCGGCGACTGAGAAAGGCGGCCGCACGTACGCCGCGGCACGGCCACGTTCGAACGTTCACGGAGGCAGCATGCCGGCAGCGGTCCACGAGCTCTCCGCCCCCACCCTCGACGAGGTGCGCGACGCGGCGCGGCAGCTGCGGGGTGTGGCGGTGCGCACGCCGCTGGTACGGCTCCACCTCCCGGCCGGTGCGCCCGAGGTGTGGCTGAAGCTCGAGAACCTGCAGCCGATCGGCTCGTTCAAGCTGCGCGGCGCCGGCAACGTGATGCTGAGCGCGCCGCGCGACCTGCTGCGGCGCGGCGTCTACACCGCCAGCGCCGGCAACATGGCACAGGGCGTGGCGTGGCTGGCGCGCGAGTTCGGCGTGCCCTGTACGGTGGTGGTCCCCGACCACGCCCCACAGGCCAAGCTGGCGGCCATCGAGCGGCTCGGCGGCCGCATGGTGAAGGTCCCGTTCGACCGCTGGTGGCAGGTGCTGGTGGAGCACGAGTACCCCGGCATCGAGGGGGTCTTCGTGCACCCGGTGTCGGATCGGGCGGTGATGGCCGGCAACGGCACCGTGGCGCTGGAGATCTTCGAGGACCTGCCGGACGCCGACGCGATCCTGGTCCCCTACGGCGGCGGCGGGCTGTCGGTGGGGATCGCCGCGGCCACGCGCGCGCTGCGGCCCGAGGCGAAGGTGTATGCCTGCGAGGTGGAGACGGCCGCGCCGCTGCGGGCCTCGCTGGCGGAGGGGAAAGCGGTGGCGTGCGAGTACGTCGCCAGCTTCGTGGACGGAATCGGGGGGAAGAGCGTGCTCACCGAGATCTGGCCGCTGGCCAGCACGCTGCTGTCGGGTGCGCTGACGGTCTCGCTCGAAGAGGTCGCGGCCGCGATCCGGCTGCTGGTGGAGCGGACCCGCGTGGTGGCGGAGGGAGCGGGCGCTGCTTCCGTCGCCGCGGCGCTCAAGGGTGTCGCGGACGCGCGGCGGGTCGTGTGCGTGGTCTCGGGCGGCAACATCGACCCGGCGAAGCTCGCCCGGATTCTCATGGGCGAGCTGCCCTAGACGGCAGATCAACCTCGAAGCCCCGCTGCGCTCCTGCAGCGGGGCTTTCTCGTGTCTGCGATTTTGCCCAATCGCCCTGTCCGGTGAAGTCGCGAAGACTCTACCAAAGGAGGAAGGAATGTCATTCCGAAGGCGCTGCGCCGCCCTGTCTTCCATGCCGAAGCCGTGGCGCCTGAGGAATCTGTGGCCGGCTTCCGAGCCACAGGCCGCCTGACGCTCGGATGCATGCCACAGATTCCGCCGCGCGCCTGGCGCGAGCTGTTCGGCTACACCTGGACGGACGCGGATTCGGCGCATGTCGCAATGGTCCAGGCGGCGCGGGCGCGGAAGATCGCCGCGCCTGCGAACACGTTGATTCTGTTGGGTTGACGGGAGATGCTCATTGATCCAAATTTTGGATCAAACCTTGATGCGAGGTGGTGATTGTCGCGAAAGCCAGTGAGGGGGATGGAGAGGAGTGGACTGAGCGAGCTGCTGGCTTCGGCGGCGCTGGCCCGTCTGGTGGTGCACTTCGCGCTGAATCCCGGGCGTATCGAGCACGTGCGCGCGCTCCAGCGCCGCTCCGGGCTCTCGATGAGCTCGCTGAACCGGGAGCTGAGACGGCTGGAGAGCCGCGGTCTCGTCGAGCGCGTCGATGCCGGAGGCCGGACGCTCTATCGCGCGGCGGATGCGCATCCTGCGTGGAAGACGCTTCGCCAGCTCGTCCGCGACTTCGCCGATCCCGCGGAAGTCGTCACCGAGGCGCTCGCGGGCATGCCGGGGATCGAGGCCGCGTTCGTCTTCGGCTCGTTCGCGCGTGGAGATGCGCGCGAGGACAGCGACGTGGACGTGCTGGTGGTCGGCGACGCCGCGGCCGCGGGCGACGTGGGCCGCCAGGCGGCGGAAGCATCCGTGCTGCTGGGCCGCCCCGTCGAGGTGCGCGCCTACACGCGCGAGAAGCTCAGGCGGCAGCTCGCGGCGGGCAATGCCGTGCTCCAGCGCATCCTCTCCGGCCCCAAGCGCTGGCTGGTGGGCGACGAGGACCATCTCGCGGAGGCTGCACAATGAACTCGCAACGCATCGAGCGGCTGATCGAGTCGCGTAGCTTGGAAGAGGTTCACGGGGACGATGCGGAGAGATTGCCGCGATCTGGGCCGCCGCGCTGCGCGAGTGGTCGGATGCATCCGTCGCGGGACTGAGCGTCGCGGGCGCGTTCATGCACGTGTACCAGGCGGCGTTCCGTGCGGCCTCCGCGCTGGTCCGCGCAGCGGGTTATCGCATTCGCGGGGCCGTGGGCGGCCATCACTACGCCACGTTCTATGCCGCCGGGGCGCTTGGGGACGACGATCTCGAGCGCGCCGCGGACGCGCTGCAGAACGTCCGGGGCGGGCGCCACGCCGCGCTGTACGGTGACGACGAAGAGTTGGAGCCGGAGGATCTCGAAGCAGCCCGCGAGCACGTTGCACGACTGCTCGCGCTCGTCCATTCCGCTTTAGTCGCTCAACGTCCGAGCTTGGCCGGACAACTCCATCCGCCCTGAGAAAAGACCTCGGAAAAGTTGGCTCGCGCAGAACAGCAGAGGCAGCGGAGAAATCACCTCTGCTGCCTCTGCTGCTCTGCGTGAGATCTGCTGTTTCGGATTTATCGCGTCCCGGGCAGCACCGCGCGGCGCGTCGGCTCCCACACGTGGTCGTCGGCGCCGCGGATCAGGCGCATGAGGGCGCCGACCGCCGCCAGGTTCCCCCACACCGCGAACGCCGGCATCGCCACGAGGCGCGGCATCGGCTTCTCCTCGGGCCACATCCACCCGACGCCGGCCAGCACGGCCACGGCGAGCCCCGCGCCCAGCAGCGCCGCGGCCCAGGCGTGCGACGGCGCAAGCGCGGCCAGCGCCACGGCTGCCGGCACCGCGGCGACGGGAACGGCCCAGCGGCACACCTTGTGGCTCCACAGCTTCAGCGCGAACCCGCCGTGGCGCAGCGGGTTCAGCAGCCCGCGCCTGTACACCAGCGTCTCCATCCCGCGGCTGATCGTGCGCAGCTTGCGGCGGTACTCGCGGCGGAGCGACCCCGTGCGCGGCACCGTGCACAGCGCGTCGGCCGCCGACACGGCGCGGAAGCCGTGGTCGCGCGCGGTCAGCGGCGCGGCGAAGTCGCGGCTCAGGTGCGCGGGGAAGGGCACGCCGTGGAGGCCGATGCGGATGGCGTACAGGCATCCCGACGCGCCCACGATCCCGCCGAGCCGCGTCTCCAGGTCGCGGATCGTCATCTCCATCCCCACGTACCCCGTCTCCGCCACGTTCGCGTTCCCCTCCTCGGCCACGCTCACGTCGCGCCCCGACGCCACGCCCACCGACGGGTCGCCGAAGCGCCGCGCGAGCGCCATCAGCGCGCCGGGATGGACGCGGATCGACGCGTCGGTGTTCACCACCACCTCGCCGCGCAGGTGGGGGATGGCGGCGTTCTCGGCCGCCGTCTTCCCGCTGCGCGCCGGCATCCGCAGCAGCTCCACGCCGCGCTCCGCGTAGCCCTCCACCAGCGCGTCGGTGCCGTCGGTCGACGCGTCGGAGATCACCAGCACCTGCAGCCGCTCGCGCGGATAGTCGCACGCCAGCAGCGCGTCCAGCGCGCCGGGGAGCTGCGCCTCCTCGTTGTACGCGGGAAGGCTGACGCTGAGCAGCGGCCACTCCGCGGGATCAGCCGGCGGCGGCGGGGCGGGGCGGACGATCGCGATCGTTCGAAGCGCGAGCGGATACAGCGCGTACGCGTAGACGGCGAGCGCGAGCGGGAGGGCGGCCAGGGCGCAGGCGAGCAGGGTCATCGGCTACGCGCGCGGGAGAGGGCGCGCCGGTAGAGGGTGTCGTGGGCATCGAGCCACGGGCCGGGCGCATACGCCGTCTCGATGCGCTCGCGCGCGCGGCGAGCGCGGTCGGCGGCACCGGCGGGGTCGCCGTACACGGCCTGGATGGCCGCGGCCAGCGCGTCGGGGCGCTCGGGGGGGACGAGCATCGCCGAGGAGGGCGAGACCACGTCGGGGACGCCGCCCACTGCCGCGGCCACGATCGGCGCGCCGGCGAACGCGGCCTCGAACAGCGTTACCGGCGTTCCCTCGGTGCGCGAGCTGAGCACCCACGCGTCGAACGCCGCCATCCACCGCCCGGCGCCGGCCACCGGTCCGCGCCAGTCGATCCGCCCCGCGACGCACAGCCGCTCCGCCCGCGCGGCCACCGCGCCGCGCTCGGGGCCGTCGCCGAGGACGACGAGCCGGATCGGGAGATCGGCCAGGTGCGGGAGCGCGTCCACCAGCACGTCGAGCCCCTTCTCCCGCGATACTCGGCCGACCCAGCCCAGCGCGAACACGCCGCCGCCGAGCCCCAGTTCGCGGCGGGCCTCGTCGCGCGCGAGCGGCGGCGCGCCCGGCGTCCATGCGTTGGCGATCACGCGCAGGCGGTCGGCGCGCACGCCGCGGCGCTCCAACTCCATCCCCATCCGCCGCGAGACCGCGACGACGGCGTCGAAGCGGCGCAGCGCCCGGCGCTGGAGCCACTCGTACACCCGGTTCTTCCAATCCCCACCCGTAAAGCCGTGCACGGTGGAGAGGGTGGGGATGCCCAGCCCGCGCGCCGCGGCGCCGTGCAGCACGTCCGCACGGTAGCCGTGGGTGTGGACGACGTCCGGCCGCAGCCGCGCGAGCAGCGCCCGCACCGCCGCGCGCTCGCGGCGATAGGCGCGCGCGGGGGGATCGACCACGTGCACGGAGACGCCGGTCTCCGTGAGCGCGGCGAGGAGCGGGTGCCCGTCCGCCGCGCCGGGATCCAGGATCGCCGCGAGATGGACGCGGTGTCCGCGCGCGGCCTGCCCGCCGGCCAGCATCTCCACCACCCGCTCCAGCCCGCCGAAGCGCGCCGGCGCGGCGAGGTGGACGATCGTGAGCGGGCGTCCGTCGTCCGTCGCGGCATCGGCGGCGCCGGGAGATCCGGGCGCGGCGGCGAGCGATTCGGCGAGCATCATCCCCTCCGCACCCCGGCGATGCGCAGCCGGAAGCCCTCGTCCGACACCCCCGCCGCCACGTTCAGCCGCGGCAGCGCGAACGGCCGCGTCCGCGCGACGGAGGGGACGAACGCGCCGCCGTCCACGCGGAACGCGCCCGTGTAGCCGGCGCGCGCCACCGCGTCCTCCACCGCGGCCGAGGTGTGGCCGTAGGGATAGGCGAGCCAGGGAAGCCCGTTCGCGAAGCGCTCGCGCAGCCAGGCGAGCGGCCGCGCGAGCTCCATCTCCAGCTCGTCGGGAGATAGCGCGGGGAGGCTGGTGTGGCTCCAGCCGTGCGGCGCCAGCGTGATTCCCGGCCGGCCGGCGGCGGCGCGCAGCTCGTCTTCCGTCGCGATATGCTGGTGCGCGGGGACGTCGTGGCGCGCGAGCCCGGCGGAGCTACCCCACGCGCGGACGTCGTCCGGGCGCCCGCCGAGCACGTCCAGCGCATGTTCGCGGACCGATGGATCGAGCCCGTCCGCCCCCGCCAGCTCGTCCCACCACGGCGCGGTGCCGAGCAGCCCGGGGGCGACGAAGATCGTGGCCGGGAGGCCGCGCGTCTCCAGCTCGTCCACCCCCGCCGTCACCGCGCCCAGGCACGCGTCGTCGAAGGTGATGACGGCGCGCGGGCGGTCGTCACCCGTGCGCTCGAAGGCCTGGGCGAGCGGGACGACGTGGTGTGTCCTGGCCAGCGCGTCGAGCTGCCGTGCGAAGGCGTCACGCGGGAGATGCAGGCTCGCGTCCCCGTGCACCCGCTCCCCGGCGGGGACGACGTTGTGCCAGGCGAGCACCAGCAGCCCCCGCGGCCGCAGCGCCAGCGCCAGGCGGTCGACCTGCGCGGCGGAGAGGGTGCGCTCGGCCACGCGCTTGATCACCGCGCGCAGCGGCGAGACGGGGCGGGCCTCGGCGCTACCCACGGGCGCCCTCCGCGCGGCTTGCGTCCCCGCGCCGCTCACGCATGCGACACCTCCGCCACCGGCGCCGCGGCCACGCGCCCGGCCAGGACCGACGCGTACACCGCCACCACCGCCGCCGCGCTGGCCTCGGGGCGGAAGCGCTCGCGCGCCTTGGCCCGCGCCGCATCCCCCAGCCGCGCGCGGAGATCCGCGTCCCGCGCCAGCCGCAGCATCGCCGCGGCCAGCACCGGGACGTCGCCCGGGGGGACGAGCACGCCGTCGATCCCGTCCGCCACCACCTCGCGCGGGCCGCCCGCGTCCGCCGCGATCACCGCGCGCCCGGCCGCCATCGCCTCGGGCACCACCATCCCGAAGGGCTCGGGGGTGATGGAGGCGTGCACCACCACGTCGAGCGCCGCGTAGCACGCCTCCACCTCCGCGCGGTATCCGGCGAAGGTGAAGCGGTGGGCGAAGGGCGATGTGGCGACGAGCGCGCGAATCGCGTCGAGGTAGCCGCGCGCGCCGTCCGACTCGTCGCCGACGACGACGGCGTGGAGCGAGGGCTCGTCCGCCATCGCGGCCAGCGCGGCGCGGGCGAACTCCATCTGCCCCTTCCAGGGGATCACGCGGCCGACGATTCCCACCGCTACCGCGCCGGGCGCGATCCCCCACTCCGCGCGCACGGCGTCGCGGCGCGATGCGGCGGCCTCGATCCGCTCCGCGTCGACCGGGTCGTGGACGATGGTGATCCGGTCGCGCGCGAGCAGCCCGTCCAGCGCCTCGGCCACGGCGCCGGAGACGGCGATCACCCGCGCCACGGGCCGCATCGCCCAGCGCATCGCGCGGCTGCGGTCCGCGTGGAAGTCGCGCGCGTGCACGACGCAGGGGACGCCCGTCACTCGCGACGCAAGCAGCGCCTCGGGCGGGGTGAAGCCGTTGTTCAGGTGGAGGAGATCGATCCGCTCGCGCCGCAGGAGCCAGGCGAGCCGCGCGGCGTTCTTCGCCGTGACCGCGAGGTCCGCCGCGGCCAGCGCCTTGAAGGCGACCCAGCGGAGCGCGCCGGTCCCCACGCGTGCCTCGATCGCGGCGCGCAGCCGGCCCAGCGAGCGGTAGTTCATCACCCGGCGCAGGGAGCGGACGCGGCGGCCCGCCAGCCAGGTGCGCACGATCTCCGCGTCCTGGCTGGTGACGACCTGCACGTCGTGGCCGCGCAGCGCGCCGAGCGTCAGCGACAGGCTCTTGATCGCGCCGCCGAACCCGAGGCTGTAGTCCACGCAGAGGACGCGGGGGGCGGGGCTCATCTCCGCACCGCGGGCGGTCACACCAGCCCCGGCTGGCGCCCGGCGTCGGCCGGGTAGGCCGGGCGCGCACGGCGGCGCAGGAAGCCGCGGAGCGCCGCCTTCGCCCCCGCGTCGAGCACCTGCCACCCCACCACCAGCGTCGCCAGGGCCAGCAGCAGACCGAAGGCCAGCGAGGCGCGCAGGCTGGACGGCGTCACCAGCAGCCGCGCCGCCGACACGCCCAGGAACAGCATCACCAGCACGGACACCCGCGCCCACGGATAGTGGATGCGGTAGGCCGCCTGCGAGAAGGCGTAGGTCAGCCCGAAGCGCAGCACGTACGCGCCGATGGTGGCCCAGGCGGCGCCCATCATCCCGAAGCGGGGGATGAGCAGCGCGTTCAGCAGGAGGGTGACGGCCACGCTGGCCACCGACACCCACGCCAGCACCCCCGTCCGGCTGCGCAGGTACAGCCCCACGCAGGCGTACGCCGCCCACTGCTGCAGGATGGTGGCGACCAGGATCAGCGGCACCACCCGGTGCGCCGGGAGGAACTCGGGCGCCGCCATCACCGCCAGCACGTCGCGGATCACCGCCGTCATCAGCGCGGCGCCGCCCACCAGCACCAGGGAATAGTAGAGGAACATCCGCCGGTACACCTCGCCCGCGTCGGGGCGCCGGGCCACCTCGAAGCGCCGCGGCTCCCACACCTGGCTGAAGGGGACCACGGTGAGGGTGGAGAGGACGAAGGAGAAGCGGTAGGCCAGCGCGTACACCCCCACCGACGCGGTGTCGGTGAACCAGTTCAGGAAGTAGCGGTCGGAGAAGGTCAGCACGAAGCTCCCCAGCGACACCACGATCAGCGGCGCGCCGAAGCGGGCCAGCTGCCGGAAGCGGGGGAGCGAGAAGGCGACGCCCACGTGGCGCACCGTGTAGGCGCCGAGCGCCAGCGCGGAGGCCCCCGACACCAGCGCGTTGCCGAGCATCACCCCCTCCAGCCCCATCCCGCGGAACACCAGGAACCAGATGTTCAGCGACAGCTGCGCCACCAGCGTGGCCAGGTTGGCGGCCACGAACAGCACCGAGCGCTCGCGGATGCGCATCAGCAGCAGCCCGGGCGCTGCGGCCGACTGGAAGAAGTAGATCAGGAAGAAGATGCGGAAGTACTGCGGATCGGACGCGCCCCTGAACACCAGCTGGTTGAGCGGCCCGGCCAGCGCCATCCCGGCGAGCGCGGTGACCAGGGCCAGCGCGGTGCTCCCCAGCGCGGCCGTGGCCAGCAGCTTCCGCCGGTCGGCTTCGCCGGAGAGCTCGGAGTAGAACTTGAACACGCCCGAGGCCAGCCCCACCCCCGCGATCATGGCGATCACGTCGATGGTCATCCCCAGCAGCTCCAGCACGCCGTAGTCCGCGGTGGACAGGAAGCGCGTGTAGACGGGGAGCATGAGGAAGCTGGCCAGCTTCCCCAGCATCAGCCCGGCGCCGTAGACCAGCGTGTGCCGCCCGACGGTCCTGAACTCGCTCTGCGCGGGCGCGGCGGACTCGCTCACGGCGCCGCCGCGGGCACGGGGCGGCGCACCTCGGCGCGCGGCGCCAGCGACGCCGGGTCGAGCTGGTGCGCGGGCACGAAGGGCGGGGGCGCGTCGCTCCAGGTCTTCCACGGCGCGTCGCCCGCCTTCCACAGGCGGTTCAGGTCGATCACGTCCTTCATGGTGTCCATCGACTTCCAGAACCCGTCGTGGGGATAGATCCCCAGCTCGCGGTCGGCCACCAGCCGGTTCAGCGGGCGGTCCAGCTCCTCGTCGTCGCCGCCGAAGTAGGCCAGCGCCTCGCGGCTGAACACGAAGAACCCGCCGTTGATGCGCCCGCCCAGCAGCGGCTTCTCGCGGAACTCGGTCACCGCGCCGTCCTCGGTCTCCACCACCCCGAAGGGCGAGGGGAGGGGCACGCCCACCAGCGTGGCCGCCCGCCCGCTGGCGCGGTGGAAGTCGACCACGCGGGGGATGGGGACGTCGGAGACGCCGTCGCCGTAGGTGGCCAGGAAAAGCTCCTCGCGCACGTAGCGCCCCGCGCGCGCGATCCGCCCGCCGGTCATGGTGTCCTGCCCCGTCCAGGCGAAGGTGATGCGCCACCCCTGCTCGTCGCCGCCGGGCTCGTGGTGGAACACGCGCTCGCCGCGCCCGTCCAGCGTCAGCGTGTAGTCGCAGCTCAGCCGGAAGTAGTTCTCGAAGTAGTCGGCGATCATCTCGCCCTTGTAGCCCAGCGCCAGCACGAAGTCGCGATACCCGTAGCGCGAGTAGTGCTTCATGATGTGCCACAGGATCGGCCGTCCGCCGATCTCCACCAGCGCCTTGGGGCGGAACTCGGTCTCCTCGCGCAGGCGCATCCCCGTGCCGCCGCAGAGGATGATGACCTTGTAGGGCGATCGTTCGACGGGTGTGGTCACGGGATGCGTCCTCGGCTGGAATCGGGTGCCGGCGCCCGCGGTCGGGCGGCCGGCGCGGATGAAGTCAGGCGGCCGTTGCCGCCGGCGCCGTGGCGGGGACGCGCTCGGCGTCCGGCTGCGGCGCCGCCCCGGCCAGCGCGCGGATGCGGTCGGCCACCGCCTGCGCGGAATCGTCCGGGTGCGCGTGGAAGAGCGCGTTCGCGTGCGCGCGCCGCTCCGCGTGCAGCGCGGGGCGGGCGAGCGCCTGCTCCAGGTGCACCAGCAGCTCGGCGAAGGTCTCGGGCGCCGGGCCGCCGAACGCCTCGTCCAGGTCGTACAGGAAGCCGCGCTCGCCCTGGTACTCGGCCCGGTCGTACACGAAGTGGATCACCGGCCGGTCGAGGAGGAGGAAGTCGATGTAGATGCTGGAGTAGTCGGTCACCAGCACGTCGGCCACGCGCAGCGCCATGGCCACGTCGGGCAGCTCGTTCACCTGGATGAACGCGCCCGAGCCGTACTCGCGGGTGTAGGCGGCGTGCTCGCGCACGTTCGAGTGCCCGCGGATCCCCAGCACCGCGCCGTGCGCCGCCAGCAGCTCCTCCAGCGCCGCCGTCTCGCCGGCGGTGAAGGCGTAGTGGGTGCGCCCGGCCCTGCGCCAGGTGGGCGCGTACAGCACCAGCCGCCGCCCGGCCACCTCGCGCCGCAGCCCCTCCAGCATCCGCCGGTAGTCGGCGGGGAGCCGCTCCTCGGGCTCCACGATGAAGTCGTTGCGGGGGAGCCCGGTCAGCCACACGCGCTCCGCCGGCACGGGCGCGTAGGCCTGCGCCATGATCTCGCGGTCGCGCTCCGACGAGCAGAGGGTGGCGGCGTAGCGCGGCGTCTCGCGGGCCCACCAGTCCTCGCCCGGCGCCATGCGGCAGATCCGCCGCAGCGCCACCCCGTGCGAGAGCTGCACGATGCGGTGCTTGGCGGTCAGGAAGCGGCTGTAGCTGCACATGTTGCGCAGGCTGTAGCCGATCACCACCACCGCGGCGCGGGCCATCCAGTACATCCCCCGCGGCGACCCGGCGTCGACGATGTGCACGTTCGCGCCCTCGACCGGCCGCACCGGCGCGACGCCGCCCCGGGTGAGCACCACCTTGCGGATCGACGGGTCGTCCTTCACCCGCTCGAACACCGCGCGCGGGTTGTCGAGGGTGTGGGGATAGGTTCCCCAGGTGCAGAAGCACCAGGTGGAGCGGTCGACGGGGAGAAGCCGCTCCATCGGCACGAACATGGCGGCGCGCGCCCATTCCACCACGCCCGCGCCCGCGCGCCGCACGGCCTTCGGCATCCAGTTCATCATCGCGTGGCCGATCCCATCGGATGGAAGGCCGCGGTCCGGTCCGTCCCGGCGCTGGGCGCGGGAGGGCGGAGACTGCGGCGGCCGTTCGTCATTGTGCGGTGAGCGTGGGAGGGAGAAGAAAGCATTCCCGGCGTGGTGCCCGTCCGGCTGGAGCGGCAGACGGACTGTTCAATCGCCGTGCCTCCGGGTGGTGATCTCCAAGTTGTTGTCGTATGGGGATTTATCCTCCGGGCGAAGCGGCTTCGCGTGCGGGCGGGGCGCGGGGGGTGTTGCGCGGATGCAACACCACGCCGTCCGCCCGTCCGGCGAGGGAGCCCGCGGCCTCAGGCGGCCGCGTCGCCTGAAGCTCCGGGCGAGTCCTCGCGGGGACGTGTCAGGAGCACGACGAAGGTCTCCCGCGCCTCGCGCAGCACCGTCGCCTCGCCGAGCCCCGCGTCGCGCATCAGCGCCAGGCAGCGGTCGGTGTCGCAGAGCCCGGGGTGCAGCTCGACCACCACCGTGCCGACCCGGCCCAGCA comes from Longimicrobium sp. and encodes:
- a CDS encoding oligosaccharide flippase family protein translates to MSESAAPAQSEFRTVGRHTLVYGAGLMLGKLASFLMLPVYTRFLSTADYGVLELLGMTIDVIAMIAGVGLASGVFKFYSELSGEADRRKLLATAALGSTALALVTALAGMALAGPLNQLVFRGASDPQYFRIFFLIYFFQSAAAPGLLLMRIRERSVLFVAANLATLVAQLSLNIWFLVFRGMGLEGVMLGNALVSGASALALGAYTVRHVGVAFSLPRFRQLARFGAPLIVVSLGSFVLTFSDRYFLNWFTDTASVGVYALAYRFSFVLSTLTVVPFSQVWEPRRFEVARRPDAGEVYRRMFLYYSLVLVGGAALMTAVIRDVLAVMAAPEFLPAHRVVPLILVATILQQWAAYACVGLYLRSRTGVLAWVSVASVAVTLLLNALLIPRFGMMGAAWATIGAYVLRFGLTYAFSQAAYRIHYPWARVSVLVMLFLGVSAARLLVTPSSLRASLAFGLLLALATLVVGWQVLDAGAKAALRGFLRRRARPAYPADAGRQPGLV
- a CDS encoding glycosyltransferase, giving the protein MLAESLAAAPGSPGAADAATDDGRPLTIVHLAAPARFGGLERVVEMLAGGQAARGHRVHLAAILDPGAADGHPLLAALTETGVSVHVVDPPARAYRRERAAVRALLARLRPDVVHTHGYRADVLHGAAARGLGIPTLSTVHGFTGGDWKNRVYEWLQRRALRRFDAVVAVSRRMGMELERRGVRADRLRVIANAWTPGAPPLARDEARRELGLGGGVFALGWVGRVSREKGLDVLVDALPHLADLPIRLVVLGDGPERGAVAARAERLCVAGRIDWRGPVAGAGRWMAAFDAWVLSSRTEGTPVTLFEAAFAGAPIVAAAVGGVPDVVSPSSAMLVPPERPDALAAAIQAVYGDPAGAADRARRARERIETAYAPGPWLDAHDTLYRRALSRARSR
- a CDS encoding nucleotidyltransferase domain-containing protein, whose protein sequence is MERSGLSELLASAALARLVVHFALNPGRIEHVRALQRRSGLSMSSLNRELRRLESRGLVERVDAGGRTLYRAADAHPAWKTLRQLVRDFADPAEVVTEALAGMPGIEAAFVFGSFARGDAREDSDVDVLVVGDAAAAGDVGRQAAEASVLLGRPVEVRAYTREKLRRQLAAGNAVLQRILSGPKRWLVGDEDHLAEAAQ
- a CDS encoding glycosyltransferase — its product is MTLLACALAALPLALAVYAYALYPLALRTIAIVRPAPPPPADPAEWPLLSVSLPAYNEEAQLPGALDALLACDYPRERLQVLVISDASTDGTDALVEGYAERGVELLRMPARSGKTAAENAAIPHLRGEVVVNTDASIRVHPGALMALARRFGDPSVGVASGRDVSVAEEGNANVAETGYVGMEMTIRDLETRLGGIVGASGCLYAIRIGLHGVPFPAHLSRDFAAPLTARDHGFRAVSAADALCTVPRTGSLRREYRRKLRTISRGMETLVYRRGLLNPLRHGGFALKLWSHKVCRWAVPVAAVPAAVALAALAPSHAWAAALLGAGLAVAVLAGVGWMWPEEKPMPRLVAMPAFAVWGNLAAVGALMRLIRGADDHVWEPTRRAVLPGTR
- a CDS encoding glucose-1-phosphate cytidylyltransferase, with protein sequence MTTPVERSPYKVIILCGGTGMRLREETEFRPKALVEIGGRPILWHIMKHYSRYGYRDFVLALGYKGEMIADYFENYFRLSCDYTLTLDGRGERVFHHEPGGDEQGWRITFAWTGQDTMTGGRIARAGRYVREELFLATYGDGVSDVPIPRVVDFHRASGRAATLVGVPLPSPFGVVETEDGAVTEFREKPLLGGRINGGFFVFSREALAYFGGDDEELDRPLNRLVADRELGIYPHDGFWKSMDTMKDVIDLNRLWKAGDAPWKTWSDAPPPFVPAHQLDPASLAPRAEVRRPVPAAAP
- a CDS encoding polysaccharide deacetylase family protein, producing the protein MGSAEARPVSPLRAVIKRVAERTLSAAQVDRLALALRPRGLLVLAWHNVVPAGERVHGDASLHLPRDAFARQLDALARTHHVVPLAQAFERTGDDRPRAVITFDDACLGAVTAGVDELETRGLPATIFVAPGLLGTAPWWDELAGADGLDPSVREHALDVLGGRPDDVRAWGSSAGLARHDVPAHQHIATEDELRAAAGRPGITLAPHGWSHTSLPALSPDELEMELARPLAWLRERFANGLPWLAYPYGHTSAAVEDAVARAGYTGAFRVDGGAFVPSVARTRPFALPRLNVAAGVSDEGFRLRIAGVRRG
- a CDS encoding pyridoxal-phosphate dependent enzyme, with the translated sequence MPAAVHELSAPTLDEVRDAARQLRGVAVRTPLVRLHLPAGAPEVWLKLENLQPIGSFKLRGAGNVMLSAPRDLLRRGVYTASAGNMAQGVAWLAREFGVPCTVVVPDHAPQAKLAAIERLGGRMVKVPFDRWWQVLVEHEYPGIEGVFVHPVSDRAVMAGNGTVALEIFEDLPDADAILVPYGGGGLSVGIAAATRALRPEAKVYACEVETAAPLRASLAEGKAVACEYVASFVDGIGGKSVLTEIWPLASTLLSGALTVSLEEVAAAIRLLVERTRVVAEGAGAASVAAALKGVADARRVVCVVSGGNIDPAKLARILMGELP
- a CDS encoding glycosyltransferase family 4 protein; the encoded protein is MSPAPRVLCVDYSLGFGGAIKSLSLTLGALRGHDVQVVTSQDAEIVRTWLAGRRVRSLRRVMNYRSLGRLRAAIEARVGTGALRWVAFKALAAADLAVTAKNAARLAWLLRRERIDLLHLNNGFTPPEALLASRVTGVPCVVHARDFHADRSRAMRWAMRPVARVIAVSGAVAEALDGLLARDRITIVHDPVDAERIEAAASRRDAVRAEWGIAPGAVAVGIVGRVIPWKGQMEFARAALAAMADEPSLHAVVVGDESDGARGYLDAIRALVATSPFAHRFTFAGYRAEVEACYAALDVVVHASITPEPFGMVVPEAMAAGRAVIAADAGGPREVVADGIDGVLVPPGDVPVLAAAMLRLARDADLRARLGDAARAKARERFRPEASAAAVVAVYASVLAGRVAAAPVAEVSHA
- a CDS encoding ornithine cyclodeaminase family protein, encoding MDVLVLSQAQVQALLPMPDCMDAVAGALRALSAGDARLPLRTVVPLPDGRGVFGAMPAWVGEPATLGIKVITVFPGNEGSRLDSHQGAVLLFDPEDGRLLAVLDASSITAIRTAAASGVATRALAREGPADLALLGAGVQALTHLEAMRAARPLARIRVWSRRAERAHAFARTARERLGETAEPVERAEDAVRGASLVCTVTSSREPVLRGEWLAPGAHVNAVGASQRTARELDAEAVRRARLFVDRRESALAEAGDFLQARDEGVVGDDHIVAELGEVLLGRSPGRRSPEEITLFKSVGVAVEDLAAARLVYARAMAAGTGTRLELGGERGD